In Pseudomonas lalkuanensis, the following are encoded in one genomic region:
- a CDS encoding acyl-CoA dehydrogenase family protein, with protein MKISFSEADEAFRRDVAGWLADNLGGGFEPLRFRGGPGDEHSFPEERKAWERKLAEGGWTCVGWAPEHGGRGLSISQQVIFHEEYARAGGPGRMGHIGEGLAGPTIAAFGTHEQKRRLLPGIVAGTEFWCQGYSEPGAGSDLANVKTRAVLENGQWRISGQKVWTSLAHESEWCFVIARTEPGSVGHKGLSFLLVPMDQPGITVRPIEQLTGTSEFNEVFFDEAVTDAANLLGAPGDGWKIAMALLGFERGVSTLGQQMLFQNELEEIIRIARENGAARDPLLRQRIAEAWGGLRILRYNSLRMLSGAQDGSLRREAMIYKLCWANWHVELGKLAMDVLGPDAELLEEGPYQLGRLQSMFLFSRSDTIYGGTNEIQRNIIAERALGMPREPRVRA; from the coding sequence ATGAAGATCAGTTTCAGTGAGGCGGACGAAGCCTTCCGCCGCGATGTGGCCGGCTGGCTGGCCGACAACCTGGGCGGCGGGTTCGAGCCGCTGCGATTCCGTGGCGGTCCGGGGGACGAACACAGCTTCCCGGAGGAGCGAAAGGCCTGGGAGCGCAAGCTGGCCGAGGGCGGCTGGACCTGCGTGGGCTGGGCGCCCGAACACGGCGGCCGCGGCCTGTCCATCAGCCAGCAGGTGATCTTCCACGAGGAGTACGCCCGCGCCGGCGGCCCCGGCCGCATGGGGCACATCGGCGAAGGCCTGGCCGGCCCCACCATCGCCGCCTTCGGCACGCACGAGCAGAAGCGCCGCCTGCTGCCGGGCATCGTCGCCGGCACTGAGTTCTGGTGCCAGGGTTACTCCGAGCCGGGTGCCGGCTCGGACCTCGCCAATGTGAAAACCCGCGCCGTGCTGGAGAACGGGCAATGGCGCATCAGTGGGCAGAAGGTCTGGACCTCGCTCGCCCACGAATCCGAATGGTGCTTCGTCATCGCCCGTACCGAGCCGGGCAGCGTGGGTCACAAGGGCCTGTCCTTCCTGCTGGTGCCCATGGACCAGCCGGGCATCACCGTGCGGCCCATCGAGCAGCTCACCGGCACCTCGGAGTTCAACGAAGTGTTCTTCGACGAAGCCGTGACCGACGCGGCCAACCTTCTCGGCGCGCCGGGGGATGGCTGGAAGATCGCCATGGCCTTGCTGGGCTTCGAGCGCGGCGTGTCCACCCTCGGCCAGCAGATGCTGTTCCAGAACGAGCTGGAAGAGATCATCCGCATCGCCCGCGAGAACGGCGCCGCTCGCGACCCGCTGCTGCGCCAGCGCATCGCCGAAGCCTGGGGCGGGCTGCGCATCCTGCGCTACAACTCCCTGCGCATGCTTTCCGGCGCGCAGGACGGCTCGCTGCGCCGCGAGGCGATGATCTACAAGTTGTGCTGGGCCAACTGGCACGTCGAGCTGGGCAAGCTGGCCATGGACGTGCTCGGCCCCGACGCAGAGCTGCTGGAAGAAGGGCCGTACCAGCTCGGCCGCCTGCAGTCGATGTTCCTCTTCAGCCGCTCCGACACCATCTACGGCGGCACCAACGAAATCCAACGCAACATCATCGCCGAACGCGCGCTGGGCATGCCCCGCGAGCCGCGCGTGCGCGCTTGA
- a CDS encoding SDR family oxidoreductase: MSTPTYVPGHGLLRGKSVLITAAAGAGIGFSAALRAAEEGCRALMISDIHEGRLQEAAAKIREATGLERVHTCVCNVTNEEQVQALVAAAERELDGVDVLINNAGLGGSRLLVEMGDEEWNRVLDVTLTGTMRMTRAMLPKMMDRGRGVIVNNASVLGWRAQKEQSHYAAAKAGVMALTRCAAVEAAEHGIRINAVSPSIALHDFLKKSAPKELLDQLASREAFGRAAEVWEVANVMMFLASDYSSYMTGEVLSVSSQRA, translated from the coding sequence ATGAGCACTCCCACCTACGTTCCCGGCCACGGCCTGCTGCGCGGCAAGTCGGTGCTGATCACCGCCGCCGCTGGTGCCGGTATCGGTTTCTCCGCCGCCCTGCGTGCCGCCGAGGAAGGCTGCCGGGCGCTGATGATCAGCGACATTCATGAAGGCCGCCTGCAGGAAGCGGCAGCGAAGATCCGCGAGGCCACTGGGCTTGAGCGCGTCCATACCTGCGTGTGCAACGTCACCAACGAGGAGCAGGTGCAGGCCCTGGTGGCCGCCGCCGAGCGAGAGCTGGACGGCGTGGATGTGTTGATCAACAACGCCGGTCTCGGCGGCTCGCGCCTGCTGGTGGAGATGGGCGACGAGGAGTGGAATCGCGTTCTCGACGTGACCCTCACCGGCACCATGCGCATGACCCGCGCCATGCTGCCGAAGATGATGGATCGCGGCCGCGGCGTGATCGTCAACAACGCCTCGGTGCTGGGCTGGCGCGCGCAGAAGGAACAGAGCCACTACGCCGCGGCCAAGGCTGGTGTCATGGCCCTGACCCGTTGCGCTGCGGTGGAAGCGGCCGAGCACGGCATCCGCATCAACGCGGTGAGCCCGAGCATTGCCCTGCACGACTTCCTGAAGAAATCCGCACCCAAGGAACTGCTGGACCAGCTCGCCTCCCGCGAGGCCTTCGGCCGCGCGGCGGAAGTCTGGGAAGTGGCCAATGTGATGATGTTCCTGGCCAGCGACTACAGCTCCTACATGACCGGCGAAGTGTTGTCGGTCTCCAGCCAGAGGGCCTGA
- a CDS encoding MaoC family dehydratase: MATIFATPAALLEHVGEQLGVSDWISVEQSRIDQFAEATGDHQWIHVDPARAASGPFGACIAHGYLTLALVNLFLPQIVEVRGISMGVNYGCEKVRFPNVVRAGSRVRGSAQLVAVEEVKGGIQATIRVSVEIEGEERPGCVVDTISRYYPA; this comes from the coding sequence ATGGCGACCATCTTCGCAACACCGGCCGCCTTGCTGGAGCACGTTGGTGAACAACTGGGCGTGAGCGATTGGATCAGCGTCGAGCAATCGCGCATCGACCAGTTCGCCGAAGCCACCGGCGACCACCAGTGGATTCATGTGGACCCCGCCCGCGCCGCCAGCGGCCCCTTCGGCGCCTGCATCGCCCACGGCTACCTGACCCTGGCCCTGGTCAACCTCTTCCTGCCGCAGATTGTCGAGGTGCGCGGCATCTCCATGGGGGTGAACTACGGCTGCGAGAAGGTGCGCTTCCCCAATGTGGTCCGTGCCGGTAGCCGCGTACGCGGCAGTGCGCAACTGGTCGCCGTCGAGGAAGTGAAGGGCGGCATCCAGGCCACCATTCGCGTCAGCGTGGAGATCGAAGGCGAGGAGCGTCCGGGCTGCGTGGTGGACACCATCAGTCGGTACTACCCGGCCTGA